Proteins encoded together in one Riemerella anatipestifer window:
- a CDS encoding YqgE/AlgH family protein: MNRSYKGKILISTPDVSGDIFSRSVVLIINHDEEGAFGLILNKKNPVLSHHFQKSLSPNLEVYSGGPVDTTQMFFIIKGNEPTLDTEKITEGYTFTENASKVIGAIMMGTIAPEDIKIFYGYSGWGAMQLDTEIENKYWIPVENYEVDLTASFSHTLWKNIMENLGGLHLIWANTPEDVSMN; encoded by the coding sequence ATGAATCGGTCTTACAAAGGTAAAATTTTAATTTCTACTCCTGATGTTTCTGGGGATATATTTTCTCGTTCGGTCGTTTTAATCATCAATCACGACGAGGAAGGAGCGTTTGGACTTATCCTCAACAAGAAAAACCCCGTGTTAAGTCATCATTTTCAAAAATCCTTATCACCAAATTTAGAAGTTTATTCAGGTGGTCCTGTGGATACTACTCAAATGTTTTTTATTATTAAAGGAAACGAACCTACCCTAGACACCGAAAAGATTACAGAAGGTTACACCTTTACAGAAAATGCCTCTAAAGTCATCGGTGCAATCATGATGGGAACCATCGCCCCTGAGGACATAAAAATATTTTACGGTTATTCTGGTTGGGGAGCCATGCAATTGGACACAGAAATAGAGAATAAATATTGGATTCCTGTAGAAAACTATGAGGTAGATTTAACTGCAAGTTTCAGCCACACTCTTTGGAAGAATATTATGGAAAATTTGGGTGGGCTTCACCTAATTTGGGCAAACACGCCCGAAGATGTTTCTATGAATTAA
- the pdxH gene encoding pyridoxamine 5'-phosphate oxidase gives MENLHDKRKVYDKGALLEEQVKSNPIEQFRDWFSDAEEHPAIAEANAMSISTIDKDGCPRTRMVLLKAYTWEGFIFYTNYDSQKGKAIEEHHKACLHFFYPPLERQIIIKANIERLAKNLSDGYFHSRPRGSQLGAVVSPQSQVIPDRNFLENKLQLLEKELEGKEIPRPENWGGYLAKPYEIEFWQGRPNRLHDRIVYKLTDDFDWQIVRLAP, from the coding sequence ATGGAAAATCTGCACGATAAAAGAAAAGTTTATGATAAAGGTGCTTTGTTAGAAGAGCAAGTGAAATCTAACCCAATAGAGCAGTTTAGAGATTGGTTTTCTGATGCTGAGGAACACCCTGCCATTGCTGAGGCTAATGCTATGAGTATTTCTACCATAGATAAAGACGGTTGTCCTAGAACGAGAATGGTACTGTTAAAGGCGTACACTTGGGAAGGTTTTATTTTTTACACCAACTATGATAGCCAAAAAGGGAAAGCCATAGAGGAGCATCATAAGGCGTGTTTACACTTCTTTTATCCACCGCTGGAGCGTCAGATTATAATTAAAGCCAATATAGAACGCTTGGCGAAAAATTTAAGTGATGGTTACTTCCATTCTCGTCCTAGAGGGAGCCAGTTGGGAGCGGTAGTATCGCCACAAAGTCAAGTGATACCTGATAGAAATTTTCTAGAAAATAAACTTCAATTACTAGAAAAAGAACTAGAAGGAAAGGAAATCCCAAGACCCGAAAACTGGGGTGGCTACTTGGCAAAGCCTTACGAAATAGAGTTTTGGCAAGGAAGACCCAACAGGTTACACGATAGAATAGTCTATAAATTAACTGATGATTTTGATTGGCAAATAGTTAGATTAGCACCTTAA
- a CDS encoding DUF2891 domain-containing protein encodes MKYKLFSLALAFGLFGNALAQETKKNSDEILVKLSNLPLHCIRCEYPNKTGHMINGEQDVALTPRQLHPVFYGCLDWHSSVHGHWMLVKLIKTRSNVSNYQEIVKILDESFNLEKIEAEANYFNKYKGSNVFERTYGWAWLLKLDQELATWDSPLGKQWHEKLQPLTRKIVSLWKDYLPKQTYPNRVGTHPNTAFALGFAIDWARATNNSIFEQELIQKSKQFFLEDRLIPAHLEPNGSDFFSPSLETAALMSRILPQKEYVKWLGQFFDRRGVDNIIKAPIISDVKDYQIVHLVGLSFSKSWCMKRISKALPKNHPLKEKFKVASKELLSNGLPLIFESDYGGDHWLASFALMAMEE; translated from the coding sequence ATGAAATATAAATTGTTTTCTTTAGCACTAGCTTTCGGTCTTTTTGGAAATGCGTTAGCACAGGAAACTAAAAAAAACTCGGACGAAATATTGGTTAAGCTATCTAATTTACCATTGCATTGTATTCGTTGTGAGTATCCTAATAAAACAGGACATATGATAAATGGAGAGCAAGATGTTGCTTTAACGCCTCGCCAATTACACCCTGTATTTTATGGTTGTTTAGATTGGCATAGTAGTGTTCACGGGCATTGGATGTTAGTGAAACTCATTAAAACAAGATCTAATGTTTCTAATTATCAGGAAATTGTGAAAATATTAGATGAATCTTTCAATTTAGAAAAGATAGAAGCAGAGGCGAATTATTTTAATAAATATAAAGGCTCTAATGTATTTGAAAGGACTTATGGTTGGGCGTGGCTACTTAAATTAGACCAAGAATTAGCCACGTGGGATAGCCCTCTAGGGAAACAATGGCACGAGAAATTACAACCATTAACACGAAAAATAGTCTCTCTTTGGAAAGATTATCTCCCGAAACAAACTTATCCTAATAGAGTAGGGACGCACCCTAACACGGCGTTTGCTCTAGGTTTTGCGATTGATTGGGCTAGAGCAACAAACAATAGCATTTTTGAACAAGAATTGATACAAAAGTCCAAGCAATTTTTTTTGGAAGACCGTTTAATTCCAGCTCATTTAGAACCTAATGGCTCGGATTTTTTCTCTCCAAGTTTAGAAACAGCAGCATTGATGTCTAGAATTTTACCTCAAAAGGAATATGTAAAGTGGCTTGGTCAATTTTTTGATAGAAGAGGGGTAGATAACATTATAAAAGCTCCTATTATTAGTGATGTTAAAGATTACCAAATTGTACATTTAGTAGGGCTTTCGTTTTCTAAATCATGGTGTATGAAGCGTATTTCTAAAGCACTTCCGAAGAACCACCCTTTAAAAGAGAAATTTAAAGTAGCTTCTAAAGAATTGTTATCTAACGGATTGCCCCTGATTTTTGAAAGTGATTACGGTGGTGACCACTGGCTAGCGTCTTTTGCTTTAATGGCTATGGAGGAATAG
- a CDS encoding HU family DNA-binding protein — protein sequence MNKSELIDVMAKDAEITKAAAKKALESFVNAVTETLKKKDGKVSLVGFGTFSVAERAARQGINPATKKAIKIPAKKVAKFKAGSELADAVAGAKKK from the coding sequence ATGAACAAGTCTGAATTAATCGACGTAATGGCAAAAGATGCCGAAATTACAAAAGCTGCTGCAAAGAAAGCTCTAGAATCTTTTGTTAACGCTGTAACTGAAACTCTTAAGAAAAAAGATGGCAAGGTTTCTCTAGTTGGTTTTGGAACTTTTTCTGTAGCTGAAAGAGCTGCTAGACAAGGTATCAACCCTGCAACTAAGAAAGCTATTAAAATCCCTGCTAAAAAAGTAGCTAAATTTAAAGCTGGTTCTGAGCTTGCTGATGCTGTAGCAGGTGCTAAGAAAAAATAA
- a CDS encoding IS982-like element ISRa1 family transposase yields MNNIEQIYERILEVLGLFSENQLISYQRRTPKMSDLEVISLNITAEYLSIDSELQLFRKLPNSLINKIERSVYNKRKRRLSLQTEQIRQRISMEFNEFEDIFIVDSMPMKVCENARSTRSKICKEQSYSSPTYGYCASQKLYFYGYKLHAVCSLNGVIKNFDISPASVHDIHYLKDSGEQMRNCTLIGDRGYLSAKVQIDLFNYANIKLDTPMRSNQKDYIPQFSLYKKKRKRIETFFSQLCDQFMIKRNYAKTFEGFKTRIISKITAATVIQYINKFIFQRKLNHLKISII; encoded by the coding sequence ATGAACAACATAGAGCAAATATATGAAAGAATTTTGGAAGTTTTAGGACTTTTTTCAGAAAATCAACTGATTAGTTATCAGAGAAGAACACCTAAAATGAGCGATTTAGAAGTCATAAGTCTTAATATTACTGCTGAATACTTGAGTATTGATAGCGAATTACAGTTATTTAGAAAATTGCCAAACTCTCTGATAAACAAAATTGAAAGAAGTGTTTACAATAAGCGAAAACGAAGACTATCCCTACAAACAGAGCAAATTAGACAGCGTATTTCGATGGAGTTCAATGAGTTTGAAGATATTTTTATCGTTGATAGCATGCCAATGAAAGTTTGTGAAAATGCTCGTTCTACTCGTTCAAAAATTTGTAAAGAGCAATCCTATTCTTCACCAACATATGGTTATTGTGCTTCACAGAAATTATATTTCTATGGCTATAAACTACACGCAGTATGTTCTTTAAATGGTGTGATTAAGAATTTTGATATAAGCCCTGCATCCGTTCACGACATCCACTATTTAAAAGATAGTGGTGAGCAAATGCGAAACTGTACTTTAATTGGAGATAGAGGCTATTTATCAGCAAAAGTTCAAATAGATTTATTTAACTATGCTAATATTAAATTAGATACACCAATGAGAAGTAATCAGAAAGATTATATTCCTCAATTTTCATTGTACAAGAAAAAGCGAAAACGAATTGAGACATTTTTCTCTCAACTTTGCGACCAATTTATGATTAAAAGAAACTATGCTAAAACTTTTGAAGGCTTTAAAACAAGGATAATCAGTAAAATAACCGCCGCAACGGTTATTCAATATATCAATAAATTTATCTTCCAAAGAAAATTAAATCATCTAAAAATCAGTATTATTTAA
- the panD gene encoding aspartate 1-decarboxylase, giving the protein MLIEVFKSKIHRVKVTESDLNYMGSITIDEELIEAAGIVVGERVYIVNVNNGERFDTYVIKGKRKSGEVCLNGPAARKVQKGDIIIIISYAQMTPEEAQNFQPKIVFPNEETNLLT; this is encoded by the coding sequence ATGTTAATAGAAGTATTTAAATCAAAGATTCATAGAGTAAAGGTAACAGAGTCTGATCTTAACTATATGGGTAGCATTACAATAGATGAGGAGCTTATAGAAGCGGCAGGTATTGTAGTTGGTGAAAGAGTTTATATCGTAAATGTGAACAATGGGGAGCGTTTTGATACCTACGTGATTAAAGGTAAGAGAAAATCTGGAGAGGTTTGCCTCAACGGTCCTGCGGCGAGAAAGGTGCAGAAGGGAGATATCATTATCATTATTTCTTATGCACAGATGACTCCAGAAGAAGCACAGAATTTCCAACCTAAAATTGTTTTCCCTAACGAAGAAACGAACCTACTTACTTAG
- a CDS encoding lysylphosphatidylglycerol synthase transmembrane domain-containing protein — MTAKSNHNPLKTLLTIVVSIGFAGLFMWLAVKGLDLESIKQSLAKANYFWVAVAAFFGVLAYWVRAIRWNLLLEPMGYTISNANALWTLSFGYLMNLTIPRSGEVARATALYGVEKVPVDKSFGTIILERVVDLVCMGLFLALTLLFKYDAILSFYKMASEQKQEQQSLQEGNSYSMVLSLVLLVLGALTLILFRKKIQQTTIYQKVISFIKGIIDGLKTIFQIRQRLKFILLSLGIWVCYYLAAYLVCFALPETSNLGIADGFFIIVVGTLGMMVPASGGIGAFHFALKIGFMALFLSFGLSPEKGGEVGLSYAFISHTMQLVIMLVMGLIAIPMLAKAKKIAFK, encoded by the coding sequence ATGACGGCTAAAAGTAATCATAATCCGCTTAAGACATTACTTACCATAGTTGTATCTATTGGTTTTGCAGGATTGTTTATGTGGTTAGCGGTAAAGGGACTAGATTTGGAAAGTATCAAGCAATCTCTTGCCAAAGCAAATTATTTTTGGGTAGCCGTGGCCGCTTTTTTTGGAGTGCTGGCGTATTGGGTGAGAGCGATACGCTGGAATTTACTACTAGAACCTATGGGATATACTATTTCTAATGCTAATGCCCTTTGGACTTTATCCTTTGGTTATTTAATGAATCTTACCATTCCTAGAAGTGGCGAAGTAGCAAGAGCGACTGCCCTCTATGGTGTTGAAAAAGTGCCTGTGGATAAATCGTTTGGGACGATTATTTTAGAGAGAGTAGTAGATTTAGTGTGTATGGGGCTTTTTTTAGCATTGACTCTATTGTTTAAATACGATGCTATACTTTCTTTCTACAAAATGGCGTCGGAACAAAAACAAGAACAGCAATCACTACAAGAAGGGAATTCATATAGTATGGTTCTTTCTTTAGTTTTATTGGTATTGGGTGCTTTGACTTTAATTCTTTTTAGAAAAAAAATACAGCAGACTACAATATATCAGAAAGTAATCAGTTTTATTAAAGGAATTATAGATGGATTAAAGACCATCTTTCAAATCAGGCAAAGGTTGAAGTTTATCCTTTTATCTTTGGGGATTTGGGTGTGCTACTATCTGGCGGCGTATTTGGTTTGTTTTGCTTTGCCCGAAACTTCTAACTTGGGTATAGCAGATGGTTTCTTTATTATTGTGGTAGGAACATTAGGAATGATGGTTCCCGCAAGTGGTGGGATAGGAGCTTTCCATTTCGCACTTAAGATAGGATTTATGGCATTGTTTCTATCGTTTGGGTTGTCGCCAGAAAAAGGTGGCGAGGTAGGTTTATCTTATGCGTTTATATCTCATACAATGCAGTTGGTAATTATGCTAGTAATGGGGCTTATCGCAATTCCTATGTTAGCGAAGGCTAAGAAAATAGCATTCAAATAA
- the porQ gene encoding type IX secretion system protein PorQ: MKKVFLFLGLIISVLVSAQDGTTVYSFLNMPFSARQAVLGEAVSVRDYDQNLAAVNPALLNVEMDSRLSVNYASYLTGAHYGTVSYAKDLEYGHLVSANVRYLDYGNMPRTDEFGNINGDFSAMDASLGLGYAYQFEDNWTIGSNLNLVTSKIDNYNSMAVVGSLGMAYHNDKSKETVGLVIRNFGYQFKTYNGVREKLPLRIDLGYTKQLDEFPLAFTITAQNLQKWNVSQDYNRNGQETKWTRKLFDHFSFGAELFPEQSFNLRLGYNVKRGNELSIEEQRNFTGLSFGFGLKVSYFRFDYTHSRYHNASNFNLLGVSLDLVELSGYRR, translated from the coding sequence TTGAAAAAGGTATTCTTATTTTTAGGACTAATTATAAGTGTGTTGGTATCGGCTCAAGACGGTACTACGGTTTATAGCTTCCTTAATATGCCTTTTTCTGCAAGACAAGCCGTTTTAGGTGAGGCGGTTTCGGTAAGAGATTACGACCAAAACTTAGCGGCAGTTAATCCAGCGTTGCTTAATGTGGAGATGGATTCTAGACTATCCGTAAACTATGCTAGCTATTTAACAGGGGCTCATTATGGTACAGTGAGCTATGCTAAAGACTTGGAGTATGGACATTTAGTTTCTGCCAATGTAAGGTATTTGGATTATGGCAATATGCCTAGAACAGATGAGTTTGGGAATATCAATGGCGATTTTTCTGCGATGGACGCTTCTTTAGGTTTGGGCTATGCCTATCAGTTTGAAGATAATTGGACGATAGGCTCTAACCTTAACTTAGTAACTTCCAAAATAGATAATTATAATTCTATGGCGGTAGTTGGGAGTCTAGGAATGGCTTATCATAATGATAAATCTAAAGAAACCGTAGGTCTAGTAATAAGAAATTTTGGCTATCAATTCAAGACTTATAATGGTGTTAGGGAAAAGTTGCCATTAAGGATAGATTTAGGCTATACCAAACAACTAGACGAATTTCCTTTAGCATTTACCATTACCGCACAAAATCTCCAAAAATGGAATGTTTCTCAAGATTACAACAGAAATGGACAAGAAACTAAATGGACGAGGAAATTGTTTGATCACTTTTCGTTTGGAGCAGAGCTGTTTCCTGAACAAAGTTTTAACCTTCGCTTGGGGTATAATGTGAAACGAGGTAATGAGCTAAGTATAGAGGAACAAAGAAATTTCACAGGATTATCTTTCGGATTTGGTTTAAAGGTGTCTTACTTTCGTTTTGATTATACTCACAGTCGTTATCACAATGCGTCTAACTTTAATTTGTTGGGCGTTTCGTTGGATTTAGTAGAATTAAGTGGCTACAGAAGATAA
- the cmk gene encoding (d)CMP kinase yields the protein MTKLPVIAIDGYSSTGKSSISKEIAKRLEIIHLDTGALYRAITYFALQNCPSTDGFDSVALVEQLPNIHLEFKEEQYQLSLFLNGENVAEKIRSMEVNQKVSDVAKMPEVRSFLLQTQRDIAANGGVVMDGRDIGSVVLPNADYKFFLTASVEERTKRRFLELKASGTETTMDEVRTNLIERDKKDSERAVAPLIQTEDAICIDNTNLDKEQTIEAILSYIKK from the coding sequence ATGACAAAATTACCCGTAATCGCTATAGATGGCTATTCTTCCACAGGAAAAAGTTCTATTTCTAAAGAGATAGCCAAAAGATTGGAGATAATCCATTTAGATACAGGAGCTTTGTATAGAGCCATTACTTATTTTGCCCTTCAGAACTGCCCTTCTACTGATGGGTTTGATTCTGTTGCTTTGGTGGAGCAACTGCCCAATATTCATTTAGAATTTAAAGAAGAACAGTATCAGTTATCTCTTTTCCTTAATGGGGAGAATGTGGCAGAGAAAATCCGTTCTATGGAGGTGAATCAAAAAGTGAGTGATGTTGCTAAAATGCCCGAAGTAAGAAGCTTTCTGTTACAAACTCAAAGGGATATTGCGGCTAACGGAGGCGTGGTAATGGACGGTAGGGACATAGGCAGTGTGGTACTTCCGAATGCTGATTATAAGTTTTTCCTCACGGCGAGTGTTGAAGAAAGAACTAAACGAAGATTTCTAGAACTAAAGGCTTCTGGTACAGAAACTACGATGGACGAAGTGAGAACCAACCTTATTGAACGAGATAAAAAAGACTCGGAGAGGGCGGTGGCTCCTTTAATCCAAACGGAAGATGCTATTTGTATAGACAATACCAATTTAGACAAGGAGCAAACGATAGAAGCTATCTTAAGCTATATTAAAAAATAA
- the folP gene encoding dihydropteroate synthase, translated as MKTHSINCRGRLVDFSTPKIMGILNLTPDSFSDGGKFNTETSALIQTEKMLKEGASFIDLGAQSTRPNAQLISAQEEIKRIGNLVSLIRKEFPEALISLDTFYSEVMRFGYEEGIDLINDISGGQFDPKVWETVAQLKLPYVLMHINLEYRTMHEKIAYDDITKNINFYFSEKINQLKALGIHDVILDPGFGFGKTIEDQMTMIDEVEHIGFGKYPILIGISRKSFIYKPLGKSPMEIDKETQQLHLKVLQQGASILRVHDVASAKRTLDQYLS; from the coding sequence ATGAAAACTCACTCTATCAACTGTCGGGGAAGACTTGTAGATTTTTCTACTCCCAAAATTATGGGAATCCTTAACCTTACCCCAGATTCTTTTTCTGACGGCGGAAAATTTAATACAGAAACCTCCGCTTTAATTCAAACTGAAAAAATGCTTAAAGAAGGGGCTTCGTTTATTGATTTAGGGGCTCAATCTACACGCCCTAATGCCCAACTAATTTCGGCACAAGAGGAAATTAAACGCATAGGAAACCTCGTCAGTCTCATAAGAAAAGAGTTCCCCGAAGCACTCATTTCTTTAGATACCTTTTATAGTGAAGTAATGCGTTTTGGTTACGAGGAAGGTATAGACCTCATCAATGATATTTCTGGTGGACAGTTTGACCCTAAAGTATGGGAGACCGTAGCCCAACTAAAACTCCCTTATGTACTGATGCACATTAACCTAGAATATCGAACTATGCATGAAAAAATAGCCTACGATGATATCACTAAAAACATCAATTTCTATTTTTCTGAAAAAATAAATCAGTTGAAAGCACTAGGCATTCACGATGTGATACTAGACCCTGGATTTGGGTTCGGCAAAACCATAGAAGACCAAATGACAATGATAGACGAGGTAGAACACATCGGATTTGGAAAATATCCCATACTAATTGGCATCTCTAGAAAATCGTTTATTTATAAACCTTTGGGAAAATCGCCAATGGAAATAGACAAAGAAACGCAACAACTGCATCTAAAAGTGCTCCAACAAGGGGCTAGTATTCTGCGAGTACACGATGTTGCTTCGGCTAAAAGAACACTAGACCAATACTTATCATAA
- a CDS encoding LrgB family protein, translating into MMAFLENPIWLLGLTFVIYYGTIMLNQKIQSPFLNPVLIASAVIIGYLMVFNIPYNTYAVAGNYIDFWLKPSVVALAVPLYLQLERIKKQLLSILISHLFGSVVGVISVCSVAKLLGASREVVISLAPKSITTPLAIEVSNTVGGIVPLTVSTVIITGLIGGIIGLQVLKYTKINSPMGQSISLGASSHGLGVMMAIEMSEKHAGFASVGLILNGIFTALLAPIIVNWLF; encoded by the coding sequence ATGATGGCTTTTTTAGAGAATCCAATTTGGTTGTTAGGGCTTACGTTTGTTATATACTACGGCACCATTATGCTCAACCAAAAAATACAATCACCTTTTCTCAATCCAGTACTTATTGCCTCCGCTGTCATTATCGGCTATCTAATGGTATTTAATATCCCTTACAATACCTATGCTGTGGCAGGTAACTATATAGATTTTTGGCTTAAACCTTCTGTAGTTGCTCTTGCAGTGCCACTATATTTACAACTAGAAAGAATTAAGAAACAACTCCTCTCTATCCTTATCTCTCATTTGTTTGGAAGCGTGGTGGGAGTAATTAGTGTTTGTTCTGTAGCTAAATTACTCGGAGCCAGCAGAGAGGTTGTAATTTCATTAGCTCCTAAATCCATTACTACACCACTTGCCATAGAAGTTTCCAACACTGTTGGTGGTATTGTTCCGCTTACGGTTTCTACCGTTATTATTACAGGGTTGATAGGTGGCATTATAGGATTACAAGTTCTAAAATACACCAAAATCAATAGCCCAATGGGGCAAAGTATTTCGCTAGGAGCCTCTTCGCACGGATTAGGCGTAATGATGGCAATAGAAATGAGCGAAAAACACGCTGGTTTTGCAAGTGTAGGACTGATACTTAATGGGATTTTCACGGCATTATTAGCTCCTATTATTGTAAATTGGCTATTCTAA
- a CDS encoding CidA/LrgA family protein: MILARYCAIILGFLALGELIVFLTGIKFPSSLIGMFLLTFALHKKWIKLEWVKGISDFLLGNLGLFFIPVCVAIMLYFDLLWDNIIPIMVSIVISSALVILVTGKVYQFIRKKLK, translated from the coding sequence ATGATTTTAGCTAGATATTGTGCCATTATTTTAGGGTTTTTAGCATTGGGAGAACTGATAGTTTTTCTTACTGGAATTAAATTCCCCTCAAGCCTTATCGGTATGTTTCTACTGACTTTTGCTCTTCACAAAAAATGGATAAAGTTGGAATGGGTCAAAGGTATTTCGGACTTTCTTTTAGGCAATCTAGGGCTATTCTTTATCCCTGTATGTGTGGCAATAATGCTCTATTTTGATTTGTTATGGGATAATATTATTCCTATTATGGTATCCATTGTTATCAGTAGTGCTTTGGTAATTTTAGTAACGGGCAAGGTTTATCAGTTCATTCGTAAAAAATTAAAATAA
- a CDS encoding ABC transporter ATP-binding protein, which translates to MIKAKKIHKYYGDLEVLKGVDIEIKPAEVVSIVGESGAGKSTLLHILGTLDMPSDVGIYGTEISIAGQSFLTMNDKDLSKFRNENIGFVFQSHQLLPEFTALENVLLPIKIAGKADKDYIEKAHALFEELKIAERINHKPKQLSGGEAQRVAVIRALIGSPKAIFADEPTGNLDSKNADALHQLFFDLRDKYQQTFIIVTHNNTLADSTDRKLVMKDGLIL; encoded by the coding sequence ATGATAAAGGCAAAAAAGATACATAAATACTACGGTGATTTAGAAGTGCTAAAAGGAGTAGATATTGAGATAAAACCAGCAGAAGTGGTATCTATAGTTGGGGAGTCTGGTGCAGGTAAATCTACACTATTACATATTTTAGGAACGTTGGATATGCCATCTGATGTGGGTATATATGGTACAGAAATAAGCATCGCTGGGCAATCTTTTCTTACGATGAACGACAAAGATTTGTCTAAATTTAGAAACGAAAATATAGGTTTTGTGTTCCAAAGTCACCAGTTGTTGCCAGAATTTACCGCTTTGGAAAATGTTCTATTACCCATTAAAATAGCAGGGAAGGCTGACAAAGACTATATAGAAAAGGCACACGCATTATTTGAAGAACTTAAAATAGCAGAGAGAATTAATCATAAACCTAAACAACTTTCTGGGGGAGAAGCCCAAAGAGTAGCAGTGATTAGAGCGCTGATAGGCAGCCCTAAAGCTATTTTTGCTGATGAACCTACAGGGAATTTAGACTCTAAAAACGCCGATGCTCTGCATCAATTGTTTTTTGACCTTAGAGACAAATATCAGCAGACATTCATCATTGTAACACATAACAACACACTAGCCGATAGTACAGATAGAAAGCTAGTTATGAAAGACGGGTTGATACTATAA
- a CDS encoding murein L,D-transpeptidase catalytic domain-containing protein, protein MRTLCLFLFLSIWHSCDKENVPLDSEKSTILDDSFQQKRLKEKILIAKKYIQNKNYNQDIVMLIDYKIPSGKYRFFVYSFKADKVIDRGLVAHGSGSVNKADNTLVFSNTENSYQSSLGKFKIGNSYRGQFGKSYRLVGLDKSNSNALRRAIVLHSYHSIPNQEIDGDISLSLGCPMVSHLFFNRLENYIDTSEKPILLYSYY, encoded by the coding sequence ATGAGAACGCTTTGTCTCTTTTTGTTTTTAAGTATTTGGCACTCTTGTGATAAAGAGAATGTTCCGTTAGATTCAGAAAAATCAACGATTCTAGATGATTCTTTTCAACAAAAAAGACTTAAAGAGAAAATTCTAATTGCAAAGAAATATATCCAAAATAAAAATTATAATCAGGATATTGTGATGCTGATAGATTATAAAATTCCATCAGGTAAGTATCGCTTCTTTGTTTATAGTTTTAAAGCGGATAAAGTTATAGATAGAGGTTTGGTAGCTCACGGTTCGGGGTCGGTAAATAAAGCAGATAATACTCTTGTATTTTCTAATACAGAAAACTCATATCAATCTTCTTTGGGTAAATTTAAAATAGGCAATAGTTATAGAGGTCAGTTTGGCAAATCTTATAGGCTGGTAGGGTTAGATAAATCTAATAGTAATGCCCTTCGTAGAGCTATTGTTCTACATAGTTATCATAGTATTCCGAATCAAGAAATAGATGGAGATATTTCGTTGAGTTTAGGTTGTCCTATGGTTTCTCATTTGTTTTTTAATCGATTAGAAAACTATATAGATACTTCGGAAAAACCTATTTTGCTTTATTCTTATTATTAA
- the radC gene encoding RadC family protein, whose amino-acid sequence MSIKNLSEDDRPREKFLTKGRDALSDAELLAIIMGSGNREESAVDLARRILQTYGHNWNALSEVGVADLMKFRGVGEAKAISIATALEIGRRRAMQEQPKRLQITQSSDIFEMMAPLLSDLPNEEFWVIFLNQSNKVLQKKPLSKGGISGTVVDVRLMFKMALEHYATAIIVVHNHPSGSISPSEQDLEITKKIKEAGFLLDIRLLDHIIIAKNKYFSFADEGVL is encoded by the coding sequence ATGTCCATAAAAAATCTATCGGAAGACGACCGCCCTAGAGAGAAATTTTTAACCAAAGGTAGAGATGCTTTATCTGATGCAGAACTATTAGCGATTATTATGGGAAGTGGCAATAGGGAAGAGTCGGCGGTAGATTTGGCGAGAAGAATTTTGCAAACTTATGGGCATAATTGGAATGCGTTGAGCGAGGTAGGTGTTGCGGATTTGATGAAGTTTAGAGGCGTAGGAGAAGCTAAAGCCATTAGTATTGCGACGGCTCTCGAAATCGGCAGACGGAGAGCGATGCAGGAACAACCTAAAAGGTTACAGATTACGCAAAGTTCGGATATATTTGAAATGATGGCACCGCTTTTAAGCGATTTACCCAATGAAGAATTTTGGGTGATATTTCTTAATCAAAGTAATAAAGTTTTGCAGAAGAAACCTTTATCCAAAGGTGGAATATCGGGTACGGTGGTAGATGTAAGATTGATGTTCAAAATGGCGTTAGAGCATTACGCTACGGCTATTATAGTGGTGCATAATCACCCATCGGGGAGCATTTCACCTAGTGAGCAAGATTTGGAAATCACTAAGAAAATAAAAGAAGCGGGATTCTTATTGGATATCAGATTGTTAGATCATATCATTATTGCTAAAAATAAATATTTTAGTTTCGCAGATGAAGGCGTGTTATAA